One Primulina huaijiensis isolate GDHJ02 chromosome 8, ASM1229523v2, whole genome shotgun sequence genomic region harbors:
- the LOC140981975 gene encoding protein DMP9-like, whose protein sequence is MENSTETLGIKIYETSSQLDPPGLYPSSPPPPTAMENPLPSGGRKRRAMASGVQKTLSKTSLLANFLPTGTLLTFEMVLPSIYSTGECSHVTTMMIHALLILCTLSCFFFHFTDSFRGQDGKLYYGFVTPKGLAVFKTGLDVAVPKEEKFKVGFSDFVHAMMSSLVFLAIALSDHRVTGCLFPGHAEELGEVMQSFPLMVGIICSGLFLVFPTTRYGIGCVAA, encoded by the coding sequence ATGGAGAACTCAACGGAGACTCTAGGTATCAAAATCTACGAAACATCGTCGCAACTCGACCCTCCGGGCCTCTACCCTTCGTCGCCGCCACCCCCAACCGCAATGGAAAATCCTCTCCCCTCCGGTGGACGGAAAAGAAGGGCAATGGCCAGCGGCGTCCAGAAAACGCTATCGAAAACGTCGTTGCTTGCTAACTTCCTCCCCACCGGAACCCTCCTCACCTTCGAAATGGTGCTCCCATCAATCTACTCCACCGGGGAATGCTCCCATGTGACAACCATGATGATCCACGCTTTACTAATCCTATGCACCCTTTCTTGCTTCTTCTTTCATTTCACCGATTCGTTCCGCGGCCAAGACGGAAAACTGTACTACGGGTTTGTGACTCCGAAAGGGTTGGCTGTTTTCAAGACTGGGTTGGACGTGGCAGTGCCCAAAGAAGAGAAATTTAAGGTTGGATTTAGTGATTTTGTTCATGCCATGATGTCTTCGCTTGTATTCTTGGCGATCGCTTTGTCGGATCATCGGGTCACCGGGTGTTTGTTTCCCGGCCATGCGGAGGAGTTGGGAGAAGTGATGCAAAGTTTTCCATTGATGGTGGGGATAATTTGCAGTGGCTTGTTTCTTGTCTTTCCCACCACCAGATATGGAATTGGTTGTGTAGCTGCCTAA